The genomic window TCGCCATCGCGGGTGCGCTCGCTGCCAAGAAGCGCCTGCCGGTGACCGCCGGAACGATGCCCACGCACGGGCCGCTGTTCGTGACTTTGCTGATCGGCACCGTGCTGCTGGTCGGCTTGCTCAACTACGTGCCTGCGCTCGCGCTTGGGCCGATGGTCGAGCACCTCATGCTCTGGAAATAAAGGCTCGCCCCCAGGTCGCTGCGCACTGCGTGTCGCGACTTCCACCCCCTGACCGGGGGCAACACCAGCAGCCTGGCAAAGCCAGTTCCGCGGTGTTCCTGGAAAAGACCTCATGGACAATTGATATGCAAATCCGATCTTCCCTTTCTCTCTTCGATGGTGCGCTCATCAAGCCCGCACTGTGGTCGTCGGTGACCAAGCTGAGTCCGCGCGTGCAATGGCGCAACCCGGTGATGTTCATCGTCTACATCGGCAGCATCCTGACGACGCTGCTCTGGCTGCATGCGCTGACATTTCCGGGTGACACCGGCATGCCGCCGGCGTTCGTGCTGGCCGTGTCGATCTGGCTCTGGTTCACCGTGCTCTTCGCCAACTTCGCCGAAGCGTTGGCCGAAGGCCGCAGCAAGGCGCAAGCCGCTTCCTTGCGCGGTTTGCGCAAGGACACCTGGGCCAAGAAGCTGCAGCAGCCGCACTACGGCGCGGCCTTCCTGCCCGAGCAGGCGCCCAACCTGCGCAAGGGTGACGTCGTGCTCATCGAGAGCGGCGACGTGGTGCCGCTCGATGGTGAAGTCATCGAAGGCGTGGCCTCGGTCGACGAAAGCGCCATCACCGGCGAATCGGCACCCGTGGTGCGCGAATCGGGCGGCGACTTCTCGGCTGTGACCGGTGGCACACGCGTGCTGTCCGACTGGCTGGTGGTGCGCATCTCGGTCAACCCCGGTGAGTCGTTTCTCGACCGCATGATCGGCATGGTCGAGGCTGCCAAGCGCCAGAAGACGCCGAACGAGGTCGCCCTCACCATCCTGCTGGTGGCGCTCACGCTGGTGTTCCTGATGGTCACCGTCACGCTGCTGCCGTACTCGGTGTTCAGCGTGGCCGCGGCCGGTACCGGCACGGTGGTGTCGCTCACCGCGTTGGTCGCGCTGCTGGTGTGCCTGATCCCGACGACCATCGGCGGCCTGCTGTCGGCGGTCGGCGTGGCCGGCATGAGCCGGATGATGCAAGCCAACGTCATCGCCACTTCGGGCCGCGCGGTGGAGGCCGCCGGCGACGTCGACGTGCTGTTGCTCGACAAGACCGGCACCATCACGCACGGCAACCGCCAGGCCAGCGCTTTCCTGCCGGCTGCCGGTGTCCGGCCCGAGCGGCTGGCCCGCGCCGCAGTCGTCGCCTCGCTGGCCGACGACACGCCCGAAGGCCGCAGCATCGTCGAGCTGGCACGCCGCCAGAACGTGTCGGATGCCGGCGTCGAAGGCGCGACCTTCGTGCCCTTTACCGCGCAAACGCGCATGAGCGGCGCCGACCTTCCGGCAGCGGCCAACAGCCTCGACGTCGACACCATCGCCATGCGCAAGGGCGCGGTGCACGCGGTGCAGAAGTACGTGGAAGCGCTCGGCGGCACGATGCCGCCCGATGTGCTGCGCGCATCCGAAGAAGTGTCGCGTCGTGGCAGCACGCCGCTGGCCGTGTCCGAAGGCAACCATGTGCTGGGCATCGTCGAGCTGAAGGACATCGTCAAGACCGGCATCAAGGAGCGCTTTGCCGAGCTGCGCCGCATGGGCATCAAGACGGTGATGATCACCGGCGACAACAAGCTCACTGCGGCTGCCATCGCGGCCGAAGCCGGCGTCGACGACTTTCTGGCCGAAGCCACGCCGGAAGACAAGCTCGCGCTCATTCGCCAGTACCAGGCCGACGGCCGGCTGGTCGCGATGACCGGCGACGGCACCAACGATGCACCGGCACTGGCGCAAGCCGACGTGGCGGTGGCGATGGGCAGCGGCACGCAGGCCGCGAAAGAGGCCGCCAACATGGTCGACCTCGACTCCAATCCGACCAAGCTGCTCGAAGTGGTGGAGACCGGCAAGGCCTTGCTGATGACGCGCGGCTCGCTCACCACGTTCTCCATTGCGAACGACGTGGCGAAGTACTTTGCCATCATCCCGGCGATCTTCGTGTCGACCTATCCGCAGCTCGGTGCGCTCAACGTGATGCGGCTCGCCAGCCCGTCGTCGGCCATCCTGTCGGCGGTGATCTTCAACGCGCTGGTCATCGTCTTCCTGATCCCGCTGGCGCTCAAGGGCGTGCGCTACCGGCCCGTCGGCGCCGCTGCGCTGCTGCGCCGCAACCTCGCGATCTATGGCCTCGGCGGCCTCATCGTGCCCTTCGTCGGCATCAAGCTGATCGACTGGATCCTCGTTGCCGTGCACCTCGTCTAAAGCGTCTCCAGGACTCATCATCATGAAAAACATTCTTCGTCCCGCGCTGGTTCTGTTCGTCTTGCTCAGCGCCCTTACCGGGCTGCTCTATCCGCTGGTCGTGACCGGCGCCGTCAAGGCGGTGTTCCCGGTGCAGGCGGCGGGCAGCATCGTCGAACGCGACGGCGTGGTCATCGGCTCGACGCTCATCGGCCAGAACTTCAGCGACCCCAAGCACTTCTGGGGACGCCCGTCGGCCACCTCGCCGATGACCTACAACGGCGCGGCTTCGGGCGGCTCCAACCAGGGCCCGCTCAACCCGGCGCTGGTCGATGCGGTCAAGGGTCGCGTCGAGGCTCTGCGTGCTGCCGATCCTGGCAATACCGCGCCGGTGCCGGTCGATCTGGTGACCGCATCGGCCAGCGGGCTCGACCCACACATCAGTCCGGCTGCCGCGAGCTACCAGGCGGCCCGCGTGGCACGTGAGCGCGGCCTGCAACCGGCGCAAGTCGAGCAACTGGTCGCCTCGCACACCGAAGGCGCGCTGTGGGGCTTTTTGGGCGAGGCGCGTGTCAACGTGCTGGCACTCAACATGGCGCTCGACGCCGCCAAGTGAGGAGCACCTGTCATGGCCTATGCCGCTTATCGAGAGAACAATGGTGTCCCGCGAATCTCGCATGCCACGCCCCGCAACGCGACCGCGTTCTGCGTGCTCGACGTGACCGTCGCCTGCGCAGATGCCGCCTGCGTTCGGCGTAACGTCGCGCAGGTCGACGACACCGGCGTGGTCCGGTGCGAGCCGCTGCTGCACGACGACGGCACGCAAGAGAGCGTTGCGCCCCGCGTGCGCCTGATGATTCGCTTGCCGATCACCCGCTACACCGAGCTGCTGCACCGTTTGATCGAGTGCGTGCCTTCCGGTGAAATCGGCCGCTTGGTGAGCTGGCGCGAGCACCTCGCGCGCTGCGGGTTGCGCGATGGCCGATAGCACCTTGGTGCAGGACCTCTGGCACGGGCTGCTGGCCCTGGCGGCGTTGATGGTGCCGCTGTTGTTCGCCTGGTTCGTGCTGTCGCGCACCGCAAGGCGGCACAGGCACAAGAAGCACATGACCAGAGACGAAAAGGGCAGAAGCGAGCTATTTGCGTTCGCGTCGACGAAGCGCTGCTCTGGTGCCCCATGCGCATCCGATCACCGAAACGCTCAAGATCAACACGCTCGAAAAATCGACGCTCCAATGTCCATCCAAGACTCGGCTCACGACGGCCCCAAGGCACATGAACCCAGCGACATAGAAAAACTCTCCTGCGAGCAATGCGAACCATGCACGCTGCCTGATGAACGGCCGCTTGAACTGGGTCCAGAGCGCCACCCCGAAGCCCGCAAGGCTCGTCAGAATCCAAGCGAGCAGCGATATGCCCGTGAACAACGTAATCGATCCGACGTAAACGGTCCCTTTGTTGATGGGATAGGCGACCACCGACCACAGCATTGGCGCAATGGTCGTGGCGATCGCAATCCCGGCAATACGGCTTGGCCAAAGTGACCCGTGTTTATCGGACGCCAGCATCGAAAATCCGTTGTGCCAGTGCTTTCCATCTTGCGGGTGAGTCCTTGACGACTTGCGCGTAGTAAAAATGGCCTTCTGCATTCTTCGAACCGAACTGCCTTCCCAGCGTGGGAATTGCTTGCGCAATTTCAAGCTGTGTCATTCCTGCATGAAGCAAGTCGCCCCTATCGGTGAGGTCTATGACGACCACGCTCTTGATGTTTTTGTTGGCGCGCAGCTTTGCAAGGAAGTCTTTATCGATGGGCGAACCGATCAGTACGAGGTGATCGACGATGTGCCCTTTGTTTGCGTAGAAGTTGGCAGTCTGAGCCGCGAGCAGCGAGCCATAGGAATAGCCGAGCATATTGAACTGGCCTTCTTTCGCGTCCATGCCGCTTGTCAGTACCCAGTCATCGCTGTCCTCGTAGCGAATGAGCAGACCGGCTCTGAATGCGTCGAGGAATGTGCCGCCCGAGTCCTTTGCGAAGTTGGGCATGTTCGCGCCAGCGGTGTTGGTGAGACCAACGCTCACGTTCTTGATACCCACCGCTTGAAATGCCGCCAACTGCGGCTTTATGTAGTCACCGTTCAAGCCCGCCCCACCCCAATACAGCGTGCCACGCGGCTTCTTCACATAGACCTTGACCGGCGCCGTATCGCTCTTGAGCGTCAGCGGGGACACGCTCGAATGAATGGGATTGAACCCGTAGTGCGGGGTGCTCACTCTATTCACCCTCCGGCAGAACTTCCAACTCGGCGCTCAGCGCATGCGCCGCGCTGACTCGCTGTGTCTTGCCATCGCTGTCGGTGACGCCTTCGAACGTCAACCCGTCAACGGTAAGTCTGTAGCGACGATGCCTGAGTGGTTCGCCCGTCCCTTCATCGAGAACGTGAAAGTGTTGGTCGTATTTCTTCTCAGGTGCTTTCGAGTCGTGATCCTCGGCTATCGCCTGCGTTCCAAGTCCGAATGCGATCCTGGCAGCTGCGTTGCTGCCGATCTCGCTTCGGGCGTTGCTTTGCAACGCGATGAGCGTAGCGCCGCAAGAGGTGAGCATTCCTTCCAGCGCGATTCGCACCCCGTTGACGGTGCGCTCCTCAGCGCCTTCGATGATGGTGTGGATGCCGGGGCATATGGGGCAGCGCACCTTGTGCCCGACGCCGGAGGCCCGCCGCCCGTAGACATCGAAACCCTCGAATCCCTCGATGACGGTGCCTTTGTGTGTCGTGGTGTCGCCCACGCAAATGATTGGCCGTTCTGCCATGGTCAGTACCTCCCTTGGCCAGCGTGCTGGCCTGCTGTTTTCGACGAAGCCTCTCGGGTTTGCCGTATGAAACGGATACCGCGATGTATGGCGGAAAGCAGACTAGCACCAAAGAAATTTGCGTCAGCGGTTGCAGCCACCCGGTTTTGTTAAAAAGTTCCTAATGCAAGACCACACCCGCCCCGACCCCGACGCATTGATCGCGCAGATGCGCAACGACGAGGCGCGCGCCAGGCGCGGCAAGCTGCGCATCTACTTCGGCGCCAGTGCCGGTGTCGGCAAGACCTGGGCGATGCTGAGCGCCGCACAACGCGAGCGCACGGCGGGCCGCGACGTGATGATCGGCGTGGTCGAAACGCATGGTCGCAGCGAGACCGCGGCGCTGCTGGTCGGGCTCGACACGCTGCCGCTCAAGCAGTTGCCGTACCGCGACCGCACGCTCCCCGAGTTCGACCTCGACGCCGCGCTGGAGCGCAAGCCCGCGGTGCTGCTGGTCGACGAACTGGCCCACACCAACGCGCCCGGGTCGCGCCATGCCAAGCGCTGGCAAGACGTGCAGGAGCTGCTGGCCGCCGGCATCGAGGTCTGGTCTGCCCTCAACGTGCAGCACCTGGAAAGCCTGAACGGCACGGTCGGCGCCATCACCGGCGTGCGCGTGCACGAGACCGTGCCCGACACCGTGCTCGACGAAGCCGACGAGGTGGTGCTGGTCGACGTCACGCCCGACGAGCTCACTGCGCGACTGGCAGCCGGCAAGGTCTATTTGCCCCAGCAGGCCGAGCGCGCGGCGAAGAACTTCTTTCGCAAGGGCAACCTGATCGCGTTGCGCGAGATCGCGTTGCGACGCACCGCCGAGCACGTCGAAGACGACATGCGCGGCTGGCGCGTGGAGCAGTCCGGTGCGACCGCGCTGCAGGCGTGGAACACCTCGGGCGCCATCCTCGCTTGCGTCGGTCCGCACGAAGGCTCTGCGCAGACCGTGCGCACCGCCGCGCGACTGGCCGGCCAGCTCAACGTGCGCTGGCACGCCGCGTATGTCGAAACGCCGCGGCTGCAACGGCTCGACGCGGCGCAGCGCGACCGCATCCTCGCGGTGCTCAAGCTGGCCGAAGAACTCGGTGCCGCGACAGCGGTGCTCACCGGCGCCGACATCGCGCAGCAGCTGACGGCCGAAGCGCAGCGGCTGAACTGCGCCACGATGGTCATTGGCCGACCCGAGGCCGCGACAGGATGGCGCCTCCTGGTGTCTCGCATGTGGCTTCAGCCCGCGTTGGCGCTTTCATTGGCCGAGCAGGCGCCGGCGCTCGACATCGTTGAAGTCGGACGTGCCGACAGCACGCGCCGACTGGCCTGCGCGCCCCTCGGCCTCGGCCACCGGGCTGGGAACGGCGACCGCGACGATGGCAGCGAAAGAAACGACGCGGCCGATGACGACGACGATGCCGACCGGCCGCGCGCCCAATGGCCCGGCTATGCGCTGGCAGCGGCGAGCAGTGTGGCGATCACCTTGGTCGCGACGCCGCTGCTCGGCGTGCTGGAACTGACCAACATCGTCATGCTTTTTCTGCTGGGCGTGGTGGGCATCGCGATGCGCTTCGGTCGCGGCCCTTCGGCCTTGGCGGCGCTGCTCAACGTGGCGGCGTTCGACTACTTCTTCGTGCCGCCACGGCATTCCTTCGCGGTCAGCGACGTGCAGTACGTCGTGACCTTCGCGGTGATGCTGGGCGTTGGCCTGCTGATCGGCCAGTTGACCGCGGGCTTGCGCTTCGCAGTGGGCGTGTCGACCAGCCGCGAGCGGCGCGCGCAGTCGCTGTTCGAGCTCACGCGCGAACTGTCGGCCGCGCTGGAAAGCACGCAGGTGGTGGCGCTCGGCGCCGCTGCGGTGCAACGCCATTTCGGCGGTCGGGCTCTCGTGTTGGTGACCGACGCGACCGACCAGCTGGTGCGCCCGCTGGCGCCGCCGCCCGGCTTCGACGCGAGCGTGGCCGACTGGGCGTTTCGGCAAGGCCAGCCGGCTGGCCTTGCGACCGCCACGCTGGCCGCGCAGCCCTGGCACTACGTGCCGCTGAAGGCGCCGATGCGGGTGCGCGGCGTGCTCGCGCTCGAACCCGCGCGACCGCGCTGGCTGCTCATCCCCGAGCAGGCGCAACAGCTCGCTACGCTGGCGCGGCAGATCGCGATCGCGCTGGAGCGCGTGCACTACGTCGAGGTCGCGCAGGGGGCGGTGGTCGAGATGGAATCCGAGCGCCTGCGCAACGCCTTGCTCGGCGCCATTTCGCACGACGTCCGCACCCCACTGACGGCGTTGATCGCGCTGGCCGAGTCGCTGCAAACCTTGCCGCCCGACCAGCATGCCGAGGCTGCCCGCGCCATCGTCGCGCAGGCGCGCCAACTGCATGCGTTGGTCAACAACCTGCTGGACATGGCGCGGCTGGAGAGCGGTGGTGGCGCCGTCAATTTGCGGCGCGATTGGCAGTCGGTCGAAGAAGTGATCGGCTCGGCCATACGGGCGGCACGACCCGCGCTCGGCGACTGGCCGGTGCAGACCGCGCTGGCGCCCGACCTGCCGCTGGTCGAATTCGATGCGGTGCTGATTGAGCGCGTGCTGGTCAACCTGCTCGAGAACGCCGTCAAGTACGGCGCGCAGCCGGTGGTCGTTAGCGCCGCCGTCACGCCCGTTTCGCTGGTGCTGACGGTGCGCGATCACGGCCCCGGTTTGCCCGCCGCCCTGCACGGCAACGAGCAAACGCTGTTCGACAAATTCACCCGCGGCCAGGCCGAGTCGGCCACGCCGGGTGTCGGGCTGGGCCTGGCGATTTGCAAGGCGGTGGTGAGTGCGCATGGGGGTGACATCGCTGCGATGAATGCGGTCACTGATGCCGAAGGTGGTGGCGCAGAATTCACCGTCACCCTGCCGCGCCGTGCGCCGCCAGCACTGCCCGAACTGCCATCGTCATGAGCACCACGCCTCGTCCCCTGCAACCCACCGCCATCGTGATCGAAGACGAGCCGCAGATTCGCCGCTTCGTGCGGGGCGCGTTGGAAACGGAAGGCTGGCTGGTGCACGAAGCCGCGACGCTGCGCGATGGCCTGGCCGCCGCCGGCACGCGCCAGCCCGACCTGCTGGTGCTCGACCTCGGCCTGCCCGACGGCGATGGCGTGACGTTGATCCGCGATGTGCGCGGCTGGTCGGGCGTGCCGATCATCGTGCTGTCGGCCCGCACCGATGAGGCCGACAAGATCGCCGCACTCGACGCCGGTGCCGACGACTACCTCACCAAGCCCTTTGGCACTGGCGAACTGCTGGCGCGCGTGCGAGCCAACCTGCGCCGGCTGCGTGCGGGGAGTGCAGGTAGCGACGAGCCCGAGGCGCTGTTTCGGTTCGGCGAAATCGAGGTCGACAGGGCCGCACGGCTGGTCCGGCGCGCGGGTGCCGAAGTGCATCTGACGCCCACCGAATACCGCCTGCTGACCGTGCTGGTCGCGAACGTCGGCCGCGTGATCACGCAGCGGCAGTTGCTGCGCGAGGTGTGGGGTCCGTCGCATTCCGACCAGAGCCATTACTTGCGCATCTACATGGGGCATCTGCGGCAGAAGCTGGAGGCCGATCCGGCGCAGCCACGGCATTTGTTGACTGAGACGGCTGTGGGGTATCGGTTGGTGGTTTAGGTCTAGCTCTAGGTCTGGTGCTTCGCGGAACAAGATGATCAAACTTTCAAGTCGGACCATTTTTCGATGACATTGCTGAATCTTCACCTCAGCACCTACTTGGACGGCTAACTTTCAAGACTCGTATCGATCCCATCGAACCGAGGCTTCGAGAAGCGCTTCTGTCCTGGACTGCGCACGCGCCAGTGCGACGTTGTCAGAAACAGAATTGGTGAGGGCCGCATGCACCTCCTCACCGAGAACTTCTTCAATGCGCGTGTATACAGGTGTCAATGGGCGCATTGAATTACTCAGAAGTCCTTGTTTTGCAAGTCGATCCACAAAGCCGACGATTGGGGAAGTGGCACGCATCTCCGGATCGGAACTGACACTGAACAGTGGCGCAACAGGAAAGCCATTGCGAATCTGGTTTCGCATCGACCCCGCAGATGTCATCCATTTGATAGCTTGCACCGCCAACTTCGCGCGCTCCTGTGGCAAGTTGCTCGGCACCGCAAGCAAGAATCCACCGATCGGCGATGAACAACGAACTCCGCTGATGTTGGGGTGTGGCAGATAGTGGACCAATCCCTTGACCTTCGACGCCAGATCGAACTCGAAGCGTGCTGCCCGCATGCTCCAGAGATAACACATGGCCGACTTTCCCACCATAAATTCATTCATGCTGCGATTCCAGTCGTACATCAGCACTTCGGGAGCGGACACCGTCAATAGCTCGCGCATGAATTTCAACGTTTCTACGGCGGCGTCAGAATCGAGGCTGGCGCGCCACTGATCCGGGTTTGCTCCGCTACCAACTGCTTCAGTTCTTCCTCTCGTCAACACCGCACCTCCATGCGCATCCAATAGAAACATGAATGCGGTCGCGATGGGCATGCCGCGAGCGCCATTCCATGACAGGCCGTAGCGGCCTCGCCGGGGCGCGTGAAGTCGGCGCGCGGCATCGAGCAGCTCTTTCAATGTTCTTGGGTAGGGCAGGTTCGCATCGGAGAACAGATCGCGTCGTGCAGCGACGGTTTCCACGGTGAGGTAGAGCGGCACACCGTACTGTCGCGCTTGCCAAGCACCGGTCTCCCAGACTGTCGGGTGGAAGTCGTGTCCCGAGATCACCCCTTCCTCGATAGCCTCGTCGAGTGGGGCGATCAGTTCCTTATCGGCAAACTCTGATAGCCACGGGAAGTTCAGAGCCACGATGTCGACGGTCGACTCTGGAAGCGTGGCGTTGCTCAACAGCGTGTCGTACAGCTCTGGCAACTTGAGCAAGGTGAAGTCTTCACGCGAGCCAGCGTTGGCTCGGAAATCGGTCCAGAGGTCTCGCAGGGATGTGAAATAGTTGTCCTCCGCGAACAGGAACGTCAGTCCTTTGCCTTCGCTTGCCAAGCGCAGTCTCAAGGTTTCTGGGGGTAACCGATCAGCGATCGAGGTATGAAGGTCGCCGAAGTGATAGTGCTCATCACTGCCGGTGTCGAGACGCTGTCCCATGGCCTCCGCCAATAAGGCCTTGATGCGCTGTGCGTACTGGATAAACGATTCCCGAAGCACGGAACTGGCTTGCAGCAGGTACGACTTGCCCAACTCACCAGCTGCGACCTTGTTGATCAAGCCAGATTCAATCAGTCTCTGGATCCGTCGGGTGGCCGTGCCATAAGGAAGTCCCGACACCTGAATAAGTTGTGTGATCGAAAGAGGCTCCTGCAGCAACCCGGCGCGGATCAGATGACTCGTAATCGTCCACGACGCGTCTACCTCGGCGCCTGCCACGAGTTCGACGAAGGGTTGCCGGGTGTGGGTAATGAAATCAACGACGCGCAGCAATTCAATGTCGTTCATTTGGTCAACGTCGCGGTCTAAGGGTTGTTCCTGGAATTATCCATTGTGGACTTTTTCGCAGTTGTGCGTCTCTGTGCGGTCCTTTAGTCTCCGGTTGCGCTGACGGCCACTCGGATGTTCGCGCCGATTCCATAGAGACGTCCTTTGACCGACGGTGCGTCGTTCAAGGGTACTAAATCCAATGAAAGAGACAAAATGAAAACTTCAATTGCGCTTTGCTGCGCCACCCTTGCCCTTTTCTCGGCCTTGGCAGTCCACGCAGACGAGTACAAGGGAGCGCCTCGGACGTTCCTCTTCAATCCAGCTCTTGAGGTGTGCTTCAAGGACACCGCGGTGTACAAAAAGAAGGGGCCTTACACGATCGGCTTTTCCAACGCGGGGCTGGGTGACTCTTGGCGCGTCGTCATGCTGCACTCGCTTCAGCGCGCTGCGGCCGAGCACAAAGCCGAGATCGCGCATCTGTTGATCACTGACGCCGGCAATGACGACGCGAAGCAGGTAGCCGACATTCAGGACTTGATGTCGCGCGGCGTCGACCTGCTGATCGTAAGTGCCAACACACAGAAGGCCCTCGACCCCGTCGTCACTAGCGCAATGAAAAAGGGTATCCCCGTCGTGATGATGGACCGAAGAATCGCGTCGGACAACTTCGTCACGTTCGTCACTGCATCGGACGCGATGATGGGACGGCTCTGGGCGCAGTGGATCGTGGAGCGATTGAATGGCACCGGTAACGTCGTGATCCTGGCCGGACAGGCGGGTTCGAGTCCTAGCGAGAACCGAATTAAGGCGGCAAAGCAAGTATTTGCACAAAACCCAGGTATCAAGATACTCGACACCGTCTACTCCGACTGGAGTCCGGTAAAGGGCAAGCAGGTGATGGCCGCCGCGATCAGCAAATACGGCAAGTCCATCAATGCTGTTTGGGCTGCCCACGGATTGCAGGTCTCCGGATCGATCGAGGCGTTCATTGAAGCTGGATTCAAGGATGGCGAGATTCCGATGCACACGACGGCCGACCTGAACGGTCCGATGCAGCTGGCGTTGAAGCACAACATTCCGATGCTTGAAATCGGATATCCGCCTGCGATGGGTGGGGCGGCGATCAACGCTGCGCTCGAGGTGCTGAAGGGAGCGCCGGTGCCATGCAACTACGAGATCAACGCACAGATCGCCACGACAGACGGCAAGGGCACGGCCTCAATCAAGCCTGATCTTTCGTTCAAAGAGATGGTCTCACCTAACGGCGCTGCCAACTTGCTCGTGACTGGCGGAATGGGTAAGGACTACAACCCGACGACTTACAAGGTTGACTACCCGAAGTGAGTGACGCGGTGGAAAGTGCTGCGGACCAAGGGGCGCAGCATTTCTCTGGTTCGTGACCATGGCGAGATCACATAGATTCTGGAACGATACATGCTCGAACTCGTAGAGATCAGAAA from Variovorax sp. PAMC28562 includes these protein-coding regions:
- the kdpB gene encoding potassium-transporting ATPase subunit KdpB, coding for MQIRSSLSLFDGALIKPALWSSVTKLSPRVQWRNPVMFIVYIGSILTTLLWLHALTFPGDTGMPPAFVLAVSIWLWFTVLFANFAEALAEGRSKAQAASLRGLRKDTWAKKLQQPHYGAAFLPEQAPNLRKGDVVLIESGDVVPLDGEVIEGVASVDESAITGESAPVVRESGGDFSAVTGGTRVLSDWLVVRISVNPGESFLDRMIGMVEAAKRQKTPNEVALTILLVALTLVFLMVTVTLLPYSVFSVAAAGTGTVVSLTALVALLVCLIPTTIGGLLSAVGVAGMSRMMQANVIATSGRAVEAAGDVDVLLLDKTGTITHGNRQASAFLPAAGVRPERLARAAVVASLADDTPEGRSIVELARRQNVSDAGVEGATFVPFTAQTRMSGADLPAAANSLDVDTIAMRKGAVHAVQKYVEALGGTMPPDVLRASEEVSRRGSTPLAVSEGNHVLGIVELKDIVKTGIKERFAELRRMGIKTVMITGDNKLTAAAIAAEAGVDDFLAEATPEDKLALIRQYQADGRLVAMTGDGTNDAPALAQADVAVAMGSGTQAAKEAANMVDLDSNPTKLLEVVETGKALLMTRGSLTTFSIANDVAKYFAIIPAIFVSTYPQLGALNVMRLASPSSAILSAVIFNALVIVFLIPLALKGVRYRPVGAAALLRRNLAIYGLGGLIVPFVGIKLIDWILVAVHLV
- the kdpC gene encoding potassium-transporting ATPase subunit KdpC; this encodes MKNILRPALVLFVLLSALTGLLYPLVVTGAVKAVFPVQAAGSIVERDGVVIGSTLIGQNFSDPKHFWGRPSATSPMTYNGAASGGSNQGPLNPALVDAVKGRVEALRAADPGNTAPVPVDLVTASASGLDPHISPAAASYQAARVARERGLQPAQVEQLVASHTEGALWGFLGEARVNVLALNMALDAAK
- a CDS encoding alpha/beta hydrolase, coding for MSTPHYGFNPIHSSVSPLTLKSDTAPVKVYVKKPRGTLYWGGAGLNGDYIKPQLAAFQAVGIKNVSVGLTNTAGANMPNFAKDSGGTFLDAFRAGLLIRYEDSDDWVLTSGMDAKEGQFNMLGYSYGSLLAAQTANFYANKGHIVDHLVLIGSPIDKDFLAKLRANKNIKSVVVIDLTDRGDLLHAGMTQLEIAQAIPTLGRQFGSKNAEGHFYYAQVVKDSPARWKALAQRIFDAGVR
- a CDS encoding PAAR domain-containing protein encodes the protein MGDTTTHKGTVIEGFEGFDVYGRRASGVGHKVRCPICPGIHTIIEGAEERTVNGVRIALEGMLTSCGATLIALQSNARSEIGSNAAARIAFGLGTQAIAEDHDSKAPEKKYDQHFHVLDEGTGEPLRHRRYRLTVDGLTFEGVTDSDGKTQRVSAAHALSAELEVLPEGE
- a CDS encoding DUF4118 domain-containing protein, with translation MQDHTRPDPDALIAQMRNDEARARRGKLRIYFGASAGVGKTWAMLSAAQRERTAGRDVMIGVVETHGRSETAALLVGLDTLPLKQLPYRDRTLPEFDLDAALERKPAVLLVDELAHTNAPGSRHAKRWQDVQELLAAGIEVWSALNVQHLESLNGTVGAITGVRVHETVPDTVLDEADEVVLVDVTPDELTARLAAGKVYLPQQAERAAKNFFRKGNLIALREIALRRTAEHVEDDMRGWRVEQSGATALQAWNTSGAILACVGPHEGSAQTVRTAARLAGQLNVRWHAAYVETPRLQRLDAAQRDRILAVLKLAEELGAATAVLTGADIAQQLTAEAQRLNCATMVIGRPEAATGWRLLVSRMWLQPALALSLAEQAPALDIVEVGRADSTRRLACAPLGLGHRAGNGDRDDGSERNDAADDDDDADRPRAQWPGYALAAASSVAITLVATPLLGVLELTNIVMLFLLGVVGIAMRFGRGPSALAALLNVAAFDYFFVPPRHSFAVSDVQYVVTFAVMLGVGLLIGQLTAGLRFAVGVSTSRERRAQSLFELTRELSAALESTQVVALGAAAVQRHFGGRALVLVTDATDQLVRPLAPPPGFDASVADWAFRQGQPAGLATATLAAQPWHYVPLKAPMRVRGVLALEPARPRWLLIPEQAQQLATLARQIAIALERVHYVEVAQGAVVEMESERLRNALLGAISHDVRTPLTALIALAESLQTLPPDQHAEAARAIVAQARQLHALVNNLLDMARLESGGGAVNLRRDWQSVEEVIGSAIRAARPALGDWPVQTALAPDLPLVEFDAVLIERVLVNLLENAVKYGAQPVVVSAAVTPVSLVLTVRDHGPGLPAALHGNEQTLFDKFTRGQAESATPGVGLGLAICKAVVSAHGGDIAAMNAVTDAEGGGAEFTVTLPRRAPPALPELPSS
- the kdpE gene encoding two-component system response regulator KdpE — translated: MSTTPRPLQPTAIVIEDEPQIRRFVRGALETEGWLVHEAATLRDGLAAAGTRQPDLLVLDLGLPDGDGVTLIRDVRGWSGVPIIVLSARTDEADKIAALDAGADDYLTKPFGTGELLARVRANLRRLRAGSAGSDEPEALFRFGEIEVDRAARLVRRAGAEVHLTPTEYRLLTVLVANVGRVITQRQLLREVWGPSHSDQSHYLRIYMGHLRQKLEADPAQPRHLLTETAVGYRLVV
- a CDS encoding extracellular solute-binding protein, encoding MNDIELLRVVDFITHTRQPFVELVAGAEVDASWTITSHLIRAGLLQEPLSITQLIQVSGLPYGTATRRIQRLIESGLINKVAAGELGKSYLLQASSVLRESFIQYAQRIKALLAEAMGQRLDTGSDEHYHFGDLHTSIADRLPPETLRLRLASEGKGLTFLFAEDNYFTSLRDLWTDFRANAGSREDFTLLKLPELYDTLLSNATLPESTVDIVALNFPWLSEFADKELIAPLDEAIEEGVISGHDFHPTVWETGAWQARQYGVPLYLTVETVAARRDLFSDANLPYPRTLKELLDAARRLHAPRRGRYGLSWNGARGMPIATAFMFLLDAHGGAVLTRGRTEAVGSGANPDQWRASLDSDAAVETLKFMRELLTVSAPEVLMYDWNRSMNEFMVGKSAMCYLWSMRAARFEFDLASKVKGLVHYLPHPNISGVRCSSPIGGFLLAVPSNLPQERAKLAVQAIKWMTSAGSMRNQIRNGFPVAPLFSVSSDPEMRATSPIVGFVDRLAKQGLLSNSMRPLTPVYTRIEEVLGEEVHAALTNSVSDNVALARAQSRTEALLEASVRWDRYES
- a CDS encoding ABC transporter substrate-binding protein, with translation MKTSIALCCATLALFSALAVHADEYKGAPRTFLFNPALEVCFKDTAVYKKKGPYTIGFSNAGLGDSWRVVMLHSLQRAAAEHKAEIAHLLITDAGNDDAKQVADIQDLMSRGVDLLIVSANTQKALDPVVTSAMKKGIPVVMMDRRIASDNFVTFVTASDAMMGRLWAQWIVERLNGTGNVVILAGQAGSSPSENRIKAAKQVFAQNPGIKILDTVYSDWSPVKGKQVMAAAISKYGKSINAVWAAHGLQVSGSIEAFIEAGFKDGEIPMHTTADLNGPMQLALKHNIPMLEIGYPPAMGGAAINAALEVLKGAPVPCNYEINAQIATTDGKGTASIKPDLSFKEMVSPNGAANLLVTGGMGKDYNPTTYKVDYPK